Proteins co-encoded in one Pseudomonas beijingensis genomic window:
- a CDS encoding cupin: MKIIRSKSFTGDRAWAALDIANMNGITTRLHWTDQPYKWHINDGQEVFVVLDGQVQMCYREEGVEKAALLEAGDIFYASVGTEHVAKPLGEARILVIESEGSV; the protein is encoded by the coding sequence TTGAAAATCATTCGCAGCAAATCCTTCACCGGTGACCGCGCCTGGGCGGCGCTGGATATCGCCAACATGAACGGCATCACCACACGCTTGCACTGGACCGATCAGCCGTACAAATGGCACATCAACGACGGCCAGGAAGTCTTCGTGGTGCTCGATGGGCAAGTGCAGATGTGCTATCGGGAGGAGGGCGTCGAAAAGGCGGCTTTGCTGGAAGCCGGGGACATTTTCTACGCCTCGGTGGGCACCGAGCATGTCGCCAAGCCTTTGGGCGAAGCGAGGATCCTGGTGATCGAGAGCGAGGGCAGCGTCTGA
- a CDS encoding MFS transporter, with translation MSHPASTRASLIFLALTLLGFLAASSAPTPLYHLYQEQLQFSPAVLTLIFGVYAFSLLAALLTVGSLSDYLGRKPVIFVALLLNMLAMLLFICADSVAWLIGARLIQGFATGMATSVLGAALLDFDRRQGPLITSVAPLLGMACGALGCGLLAEFAPLPLQLTYWLLLGVFLTQAVYLWRLKESVSPQTGAWQSLRPTLHVPPQARQALWRVLPLDLAAWAVGGFYLSLAPSLVRAATGSTSNLIGGALVAVLTLSGALAIYLLRNQEADKMLRPSAGLLVIGLALVLVAVHGASLPLFFVGTLITGGGFGAGFLGALRSIMPLALPHERAGLMSAFYVLSYLAFSLPSLLAGNLTRVFGLIPTTDGYGAVLIVLCVSALLGLRQSIKPLTDGVRP, from the coding sequence ATGTCCCATCCAGCTTCGACCCGCGCCAGCCTGATCTTCCTGGCGCTCACTTTGCTCGGTTTTCTCGCCGCGTCCAGCGCGCCGACGCCGTTGTATCACCTCTATCAGGAACAGTTACAGTTTTCCCCGGCTGTCCTGACGCTGATTTTCGGCGTGTACGCCTTCAGTCTGCTGGCGGCCTTGCTGACCGTAGGGTCGCTGTCGGATTACCTCGGCCGCAAACCGGTGATCTTCGTGGCGCTGTTGCTCAACATGTTGGCGATGCTGCTGTTTATCTGCGCCGACAGCGTCGCCTGGTTGATCGGTGCTCGGTTGATCCAGGGGTTCGCCACCGGCATGGCCACCAGTGTGCTGGGTGCGGCCTTGCTGGACTTCGACCGTCGCCAAGGCCCGTTGATCACCAGCGTTGCGCCGCTGTTGGGCATGGCGTGCGGGGCGCTGGGCTGTGGCCTGCTGGCCGAGTTCGCGCCGTTGCCGTTGCAACTGACGTATTGGCTGCTGCTGGGGGTGTTCCTGACCCAGGCCGTTTACCTGTGGCGCCTGAAAGAAAGCGTCAGCCCGCAAACCGGTGCCTGGCAGTCCTTGCGCCCGACTTTGCATGTGCCGCCCCAGGCGCGGCAAGCCTTGTGGCGAGTCCTGCCACTGGACCTGGCGGCCTGGGCGGTGGGCGGTTTCTACCTGTCATTGGCGCCGTCCCTGGTGCGGGCGGCCACCGGATCGACCTCCAACCTGATCGGTGGCGCGCTGGTGGCGGTGTTGACCCTCAGCGGCGCGTTAGCCATCTACCTGTTGCGCAACCAGGAGGCCGACAAAATGTTGCGCCCGTCCGCCGGCCTGTTGGTGATCGGCCTGGCATTGGTGCTGGTGGCGGTGCATGGCGCCAGCTTGCCGTTGTTCTTCGTCGGCACGCTGATCACCGGTGGCGGTTTTGGCGCAGGGTTCCTGGGGGCGCTGCGCAGCATCATGCCGCTGGCCTTGCCCCACGAACGAGCCGGCTTGATGTCGGCGTTCTATGTCCTCAGTTACCTGGCCTTCAGCTTGCCGTCGCTGCTGGCGGGGAACCTGACGCGGGTGTTCGGCTTGATCCCGACGACCGATGGGTATGGCGCTGTGTTGATTGTGTTGTGTGTCTCGGCGCTGCTGGGGTTACGCCAGTCGATAAAACCGCTTACCGATGGCGTTCGCCCTTGA
- the sugE gene encoding quaternary ammonium compound efflux SMR transporter SugE, whose product MSWIILFFAGLFEVGWAVGLKYTDGFSRPLPTALTIAAMAISLGLLGLAMKELPLGTAYAIWTGVGAVGTVIAGIILFGESMALVRLASVALIVTGLIGLKVSA is encoded by the coding sequence ATGTCCTGGATCATTCTGTTTTTTGCCGGCCTGTTCGAAGTCGGCTGGGCTGTCGGCCTGAAGTACACCGACGGCTTCAGCCGCCCCCTCCCCACCGCACTGACCATCGCCGCCATGGCGATCAGCCTCGGCCTGCTCGGCCTGGCGATGAAGGAACTGCCGCTGGGGACCGCCTATGCGATCTGGACCGGGGTCGGTGCCGTGGGCACGGTGATCGCCGGGATCATTTTGTTTGGAGAGTCGATGGCGCTGGTTCGCCTGGCCAGCGTGGCGTTGATCGTTACAGGGTTGATCGGGCTCAAGGTCAGCGCCTGA
- the rdgC gene encoding recombination-associated protein RdgC — protein sequence MWFKNLLIYRLTQDLPFDAEALETALASKLARPCASQELTTYGFVAPFGKGEDAPLVHVSQDFLLIAARKEERILPGSVVRDALKEKVEEIEAEQMRKVYKKERDQLKDEIIQAFLPRAFIRRSSTFAAIAPKQGLILVNSASPKRAEDLLSTLREVIGSLPVRPLTVKMAPTATMTDWVKTQKAADDFFVLDECELRDTHEDGGIVRCKRQDLTSDEIQLHLNTGKVVTQLSLAWQDKLSFVLDDKMVVKRLKFEDLLQDQAEQDGGDEALGQLDASFTLMMLTFGEFLPALVEALGGEEIPQGI from the coding sequence ATGTGGTTCAAAAACCTGCTTATCTATCGCCTGACCCAAGATCTGCCTTTTGATGCCGAGGCGTTGGAAACTGCACTGGCCAGCAAACTGGCGCGTCCATGTGCAAGCCAGGAGTTGACCACTTACGGTTTCGTCGCGCCGTTTGGCAAAGGCGAAGACGCACCGCTGGTGCACGTCAGCCAGGACTTCCTGCTGATCGCCGCGCGCAAGGAAGAACGCATCTTGCCGGGCAGCGTCGTGCGCGATGCCCTGAAGGAAAAGGTCGAAGAGATCGAAGCCGAGCAAATGCGCAAGGTCTATAAAAAGGAACGGGACCAGCTCAAGGATGAAATCATCCAGGCGTTCCTGCCCCGTGCGTTCATCCGTCGCTCGTCCACCTTCGCTGCCATCGCGCCGAAACAGGGCCTGATCCTGGTGAACTCGGCCAGCCCGAAACGTGCCGAAGACCTGCTGTCCACCCTGCGCGAAGTCATCGGCTCGCTGCCGGTACGCCCGCTGACGGTCAAGATGGCCCCGACCGCCACCATGACCGACTGGGTCAAGACCCAGAAAGCCGCGGACGATTTCTTCGTACTGGATGAATGCGAACTGCGCGACACCCACGAAGACGGCGGCATCGTGCGCTGCAAGCGCCAGGACCTGACCAGCGACGAAATCCAGCTGCACCTGAACACCGGCAAGGTCGTCACGCAACTGTCGCTGGCCTGGCAGGACAAGCTGTCCTTCGTGCTCGACGACAAGATGGTGGTCAAGCGCCTGAAATTCGAAGACCTGCTGCAGGACCAGGCGGAGCAGGACGGTGGCGACGAAGCCCTCGGCCAACTGGATGCCAGTTTTACGCTGATGATGCTGACGTTCGGCGAGTTCCTGCCGGCGCTGGTTGAAGCGTTGGGCGGGGAAGAGATTCCGCAGGGGATCTAA
- a CDS encoding TDT family transporter: protein MTCCAAKNRLRPLSHLPRPLEAIRQFTPNWFAVVMGTGVLALALAQWPTTMPGLHALGEGLWLFNTLLFVVFALMYTARWVLFFDEARRIFGHSTVSMFFGTIPMGLATLINGLLVFGLPRWGEGVVAVTEALWWIDVAMSLACGVLIPFLMFTRQEHRIDQMTAVWLLPVVAAEVAAASGGLLAPHLADTHAQLVMLVTSYVLWAFSLPVAFSILTILLLRMALHKLPHENMAASSWLALGPIGTGALGMLLLGSDAPLIFAANGLPGVGDIAAGLGLVAGITLWGLGLWWMLMALLITARYLRAGIPFNLGWWGFTFPLGVYALTTLKLAGLLGLGFFSVFGGVLVAMLVVLWLIVGRRTVLGAWHGELFVSPCIAGLAK from the coding sequence ATGACATGCTGTGCTGCAAAAAACCGCCTGCGCCCCTTGAGCCATTTGCCCAGGCCGTTGGAGGCCATTCGCCAATTCACGCCTAACTGGTTTGCCGTGGTCATGGGCACTGGTGTGCTGGCGCTGGCCTTGGCGCAATGGCCGACGACGATGCCTGGCCTGCACGCCTTGGGCGAAGGGTTGTGGTTGTTCAACACGCTGTTGTTCGTGGTGTTCGCCTTGATGTACACAGCCCGTTGGGTGCTGTTCTTCGACGAAGCGCGACGGATTTTCGGCCATTCAACGGTCTCGATGTTTTTCGGCACCATTCCCATGGGGCTGGCGACCCTCATCAATGGCTTGTTGGTCTTTGGGCTGCCGCGTTGGGGGGAGGGCGTGGTGGCGGTGACCGAGGCGTTATGGTGGATCGACGTGGCCATGTCCCTGGCTTGCGGTGTGCTGATTCCATTCTTGATGTTCACCCGCCAGGAACACCGCATCGACCAGATGACCGCCGTGTGGTTGTTGCCAGTGGTGGCCGCCGAAGTCGCGGCGGCCAGCGGCGGGCTGTTGGCGCCGCATCTGGCCGACACTCATGCACAACTGGTCATGCTGGTGACCAGCTACGTGCTCTGGGCCTTTTCCCTGCCGGTGGCGTTCAGCATCCTGACGATTCTGTTGTTGCGCATGGCCTTGCACAAATTGCCTCACGAAAACATGGCCGCCTCGAGCTGGCTGGCCCTCGGCCCGATTGGCACCGGTGCCCTGGGCATGTTGCTGCTGGGCAGTGATGCCCCACTGATTTTTGCTGCCAATGGCCTGCCCGGGGTGGGCGACATCGCCGCCGGGTTAGGCCTGGTGGCCGGCATCACGCTGTGGGGCCTGGGGTTGTGGTGGATGCTGATGGCGCTGCTGATCACCGCGCGCTACCTGCGCGCCGGCATCCCCTTCAACCTCGGCTGGTGGGGCTTTACCTTTCCCCTGGGCGTGTACGCGCTGACCACGCTGAAGCTTGCGGGCCTGCTGGGCCTGGGTTTTTTCAGCGTGTTCGGTGGTGTGTTGGTGGCGATGCTGGTGGTGCTGTGGCTGATCGTCGGGCGGCGTACGGTGCTGGGTGCCTGGCACGGTGAGTTGTTTGTGTCGCCCTGTATTGCAGGGCTGGCGAAATAA
- a CDS encoding TetR/AcrR family transcriptional regulator, giving the protein MAIKEGLRPGGRSARVQESIHSAVRALLQEQERATLTVPQIAARAGVTPSTIYRRWGDLPALLADVAIARMRPDGEPIDTGSLRGDLRAWAEQYLDEMSSEPGRNMMRDIQACATPGYCVGILSRQLQIILDRYPDEPNPGVELLINVVVAPTVFRILFASAPLEVGELYRLVDIALGQ; this is encoded by the coding sequence ATGGCTATTAAAGAAGGTTTACGCCCCGGCGGTCGAAGCGCCCGGGTCCAGGAATCGATTCACTCGGCGGTCCGCGCCCTGCTGCAAGAGCAGGAGCGCGCCACACTGACCGTGCCGCAAATCGCTGCGCGCGCCGGGGTGACGCCGTCCACCATCTACCGGCGCTGGGGCGATCTGCCGGCGCTGCTGGCCGACGTCGCCATCGCCCGCATGCGCCCCGACGGCGAACCGATCGACACCGGCAGCTTGCGCGGCGACCTGCGCGCCTGGGCCGAGCAGTACCTGGACGAAATGAGTTCCGAGCCCGGTCGCAACATGATGCGCGACATCCAGGCCTGCGCCACGCCGGGGTATTGCGTGGGAATCCTCAGCCGTCAGTTGCAGATCATCCTAGACCGCTACCCCGATGAACCCAATCCAGGCGTCGAGCTGCTGATCAATGTGGTGGTGGCGCCGACGGTGTTCCGCATTCTCTTTGCCAGCGCGCCGTTGGAGGTGGGGGAGTTGTATCGGTTGGTGGATATTGCGTTGGGTCAGTAA
- a CDS encoding hybrid sensor histidine kinase/response regulator produces MSLSSGLIAVVALAYMAIMFAIAFYGDRRSTPLPPRVRAWVYSLSLAVYCTSWTFFGAVGQAAEQLWSFLPIYLGPILLLVLAPWVLQKMVMISKQENITSIADFIAARYGKSQSLAVVVALICLVGVLPYIALQLKGIVLGVNLLIGAGADAMGTRAQDTALIVSLILALFTIVFGTRNLDATEHHRGMVLAIAFESLVKLLAFLAVGAFVTYGLYDGFEDLFNQAMLAPRLEQYWKETINWPSMVVQTGVAMMAIICLPRQFHVTVVENIEPQDLRLAKWVFPAYLALAALFVVPIALAGQMMLPSSVLPDSFVISLPLAQAHPALAVLAFIGGASAATGMVIVASVALSTMVSNDMLLPWLLRRNAAERPFEVFRQWMLSVRRVSIVVILLLAYVSYRLLGSTASLATIGQIAFAAVTQLAPAMLGALYWKQANRRGVFAGLATGIFLWFYTLVLPIAAHSLGWSLSSFPGLAWLHGNPLNLPITPLTQGVVLSLAGNFTLFAWVSVLSRTRVSEHWQAGRFIGQEISARPNPRSMLAVHIEDLLQLAARFVGEERARQSFIRFAYRQGKGFNPNQNADSEWIAHTERLLAGVLGASSTRAVVKAAIEGREMQLEDVVRIADEASEVLQFNRALLQGAIENISQGISVVDQSLRLVAWNRRYLELFKYPDGLISVGRPIADIIRYNAERGLCGPGEAEVHVARRLHWMRQGRAHTSERLFPNGRVIELIGNPMPGGGFVMSFTDITAFREAAQALTEANEGLEQRVAERTRELSQLNLALTEAKSTAEAAYQSKTRFLAAVSHDLMQPLNAARLFSAALSHQHDGLPSEARQLVHHLDSSLRSAEDLITDLLDISRLENGKINPDRKPFALNELFNTLGAEFTALAQEQGLKFRVRGSKLRVDSDIKLLRRILQNFLTNAFRYARGPVLLGVRRRNGELCLEVWDRGPGIAEDKLQVIFEEFKRLDSHQTRAEKGLGLGLAIADGLCRVLGHTLRVRSWPGRGSVFSVSVPVASTQAVVPSPVAEPNGHLPSGAQVLCVDNEDSILIGMNSLLTRWGCQVWTARNREECERWLAQGGRPQLALVDFHLDDGETGTELMAWLRTRMGEPIPGVVISADGRPETVALVHAAGLDYLAKPVKPAALRALLSRHLPL; encoded by the coding sequence ATGTCGTTGTCCAGCGGGCTGATCGCCGTTGTCGCCCTGGCCTATATGGCCATCATGTTCGCCATCGCCTTCTACGGCGACCGGCGCAGCACGCCGCTGCCGCCACGGGTGCGGGCCTGGGTCTACAGCCTGTCGCTGGCGGTGTATTGCACCAGCTGGACGTTCTTTGGCGCCGTGGGCCAGGCCGCCGAACAGCTCTGGTCGTTCCTGCCGATCTACCTCGGGCCGATACTGCTGCTGGTGCTGGCGCCGTGGGTCCTGCAGAAAATGGTGATGATCAGCAAACAGGAGAACATTACCTCCATCGCCGACTTCATCGCCGCCCGCTACGGCAAGTCCCAATCCCTGGCAGTGGTGGTCGCACTGATCTGCCTGGTGGGCGTGCTGCCGTACATTGCCCTGCAGCTCAAGGGCATCGTGCTCGGGGTGAACCTGCTGATCGGCGCCGGTGCCGATGCCATGGGTACCCGCGCCCAGGACACCGCGCTGATCGTCTCGCTGATCCTGGCGCTGTTCACCATCGTGTTCGGCACCCGCAACCTGGACGCCACCGAACACCACCGCGGCATGGTGTTGGCGATCGCGTTCGAATCCCTGGTCAAGCTGCTTGCCTTCCTGGCGGTCGGCGCGTTCGTGACGTACGGCCTGTACGACGGTTTCGAGGACCTGTTCAACCAGGCGATGCTCGCGCCGCGCCTGGAGCAGTACTGGAAAGAAACCATCAACTGGCCGTCCATGGTGGTGCAGACCGGGGTGGCGATGATGGCGATCATCTGCTTGCCGCGGCAGTTCCACGTGACCGTGGTGGAAAACATCGAGCCCCAGGACCTGCGTCTGGCCAAGTGGGTATTTCCCGCCTACCTGGCCTTGGCTGCGCTGTTCGTGGTGCCCATCGCCCTCGCCGGGCAGATGATGCTGCCCAGCTCGGTGCTGCCGGACTCGTTCGTCATCAGTCTGCCGCTGGCCCAGGCTCATCCGGCCCTGGCCGTGCTAGCGTTCATCGGCGGCGCGTCGGCGGCTACTGGCATGGTGATCGTGGCCAGCGTGGCGCTGTCGACCATGGTCTCCAACGACATGTTGCTGCCCTGGCTGTTGCGGCGCAACGCCGCCGAACGCCCGTTCGAGGTGTTCCGCCAGTGGATGCTGTCGGTGCGGCGGGTCAGCATCGTGGTGATCCTGTTGCTGGCCTATGTCAGCTATCGGCTGTTGGGCTCGACGGCGAGCCTGGCGACCATCGGCCAGATCGCCTTCGCCGCCGTGACCCAACTGGCCCCGGCCATGCTCGGCGCGCTGTACTGGAAACAGGCCAACCGCCGCGGCGTGTTCGCCGGCCTCGCCACGGGGATCTTTTTGTGGTTTTACACCCTGGTGCTGCCGATTGCCGCCCACAGCCTGGGCTGGTCGCTCAGTAGTTTTCCAGGCCTGGCCTGGCTGCATGGCAATCCCTTGAACCTGCCGATTACGCCGCTGACCCAAGGGGTGGTCCTGTCCCTGGCTGGCAACTTCACGCTGTTTGCCTGGGTGTCCGTGCTGTCGCGCACACGCGTCTCGGAACACTGGCAGGCCGGGCGCTTCATTGGCCAGGAAATCAGCGCCCGCCCCAATCCCCGCTCAATGCTGGCGGTGCACATCGAAGACCTGTTGCAACTGGCCGCGCGTTTCGTCGGCGAAGAGCGGGCGCGGCAGAGTTTTATTCGCTTCGCCTACCGCCAGGGCAAAGGCTTCAACCCGAACCAGAACGCCGACAGCGAATGGATCGCCCACACCGAACGCCTGCTGGCCGGTGTACTCGGCGCCTCTTCGACACGGGCGGTCGTAAAAGCCGCCATCGAAGGTCGAGAGATGCAGCTCGAAGACGTGGTCCGGATCGCGGACGAAGCGTCGGAAGTGCTGCAGTTCAACCGCGCCCTGTTGCAAGGCGCCATCGAGAACATCAGCCAGGGTATCAGCGTGGTCGACCAGTCCCTCAGGCTCGTGGCGTGGAACCGCCGCTATCTGGAGCTGTTCAAGTACCCGGACGGCTTGATCAGTGTCGGCCGGCCCATTGCCGACATCATCCGCTACAACGCCGAACGTGGCCTCTGCGGGCCGGGCGAGGCGGAAGTCCACGTCGCCAGGCGCCTGCACTGGATGCGCCAGGGCCGTGCCCATACCTCTGAACGGCTGTTCCCCAACGGCCGGGTCATCGAACTGATCGGCAACCCGATGCCCGGTGGCGGTTTCGTCATGAGTTTCACCGACATCACCGCCTTCCGTGAGGCCGCACAGGCGCTGACCGAAGCCAACGAAGGGCTGGAGCAACGGGTGGCCGAACGCACCCGGGAATTGTCCCAATTGAACCTGGCCCTGACCGAAGCCAAGAGCACCGCCGAAGCGGCCTATCAATCCAAGACCCGGTTCCTGGCGGCGGTCAGCCACGACCTGATGCAACCGCTCAACGCCGCGCGCCTGTTCTCCGCCGCGCTGTCCCACCAGCACGATGGTTTGCCGAGCGAGGCCCGGCAACTGGTGCACCACCTGGACAGTTCACTGCGCTCGGCTGAAGACCTGATCACCGACTTGCTGGACATCTCCCGCCTGGAAAACGGCAAGATCAACCCCGACCGCAAACCCTTCGCCCTCAACGAGCTGTTCAATACCCTCGGCGCAGAGTTCACGGCGCTGGCCCAGGAACAAGGCTTGAAGTTCCGGGTGCGCGGCTCGAAGCTGCGGGTGGACAGTGACATCAAGCTGCTGCGTCGCATTTTGCAGAACTTCCTCACCAACGCGTTCCGCTACGCCAGGGGGCCAGTGCTGCTGGGCGTGCGCCGGCGCAACGGCGAGTTGTGCCTGGAAGTCTGGGACCGCGGGCCGGGCATCGCCGAGGACAAGCTGCAAGTCATTTTCGAAGAATTCAAGCGCCTGGACAGCCACCAGACCCGCGCCGAAAAAGGCCTCGGACTGGGCCTGGCCATCGCCGACGGGCTCTGTCGCGTGCTCGGCCATACCTTGCGTGTGCGTTCCTGGCCGGGGCGCGGCAGCGTGTTCAGCGTCAGCGTGCCCGTGGCCTCTACACAGGCCGTCGTACCGAGCCCCGTGGCCGAGCCCAACGGTCATTTGCCAAGCGGCGCCCAGGTGCTGTGCGTCGATAACGAAGACAGCATCCTGATCGGCATGAACAGTCTGCTGACACGCTGGGGTTGCCAGGTGTGGACGGCGCGCAATCGCGAGGAATGCGAGCGTTGGCTGGCCCAGGGTGGCCGACCGCAATTGGCCCTGGTGGATTTTCATCTGGACGACGGCGAAACCGGTACCGAGCTGATGGCCTGGTTGCGCACGCGCATGGGGGAACCGATACCGGGGGTGGTGATCAGCGCCGATGGCCGGCCCGAGACGGTGGCCCTGGTGCACGCGGCGGGCCTGGATTACTTGGCCAAGCCGGTGAAGCCGGCGGCGTTGCGGGCGTTGTTGAGTCGGCATTTGCCGTTGTAA
- a CDS encoding MFS transporter: MSHPSQFTLLRTRRFLPFFITQSLGAFNDNIFKQSLILAILYKLTIEGDRSIWVNLCALLFILPFFLFSALAGQFGEKFAKDALIRLIKLGEIAIMAVGAVGFLFDHLPLMLVALFAMGTHSALFGPVKYSILPQALHEEELVGGNGLVEMGTFLAILAGTIGAGIMMSSTHYAPVVSAAIIGVAVLGYLASRGIPRAAAASPQMRLNWNIFSQSWATLKLGLGQTPAVSRSIVGNSWFWFVGAIYLTQIPAYAKEWMHGDETVVTLILTVFSVGIALGSMLCEKLSGRKVEIGLVPFGSFGLTVFGLLLWWHSGGIPDSVEGHGWLEVLGFGHAWLVLIDILGLGVFGGFYIVPLYALIQSRTVENERARVIAANNILNALFMVVSAIVSIVLLSLAKLSIPQLFLVVSLLNIGVNAYIFKIVPEFSMRFMIWLLSHSMYRVEHRNLEAIPDEGAALLVCNHVSFVDALLIGGAVRRPIRFVMYYKIYNLPVLNFIFRTAGTIPIAGRQEDIQIYEKAFKRIAQYLKDGELVCIFPEGKLTADGEINEFKSGLTRILQETPVPVIPLALQGLWGSFFSRDPAKGLFRRFWSRVTLVAGSAVAVEVAEPAKLQALVGQLRGTVR; the protein is encoded by the coding sequence ATGAGTCACCCTTCGCAGTTCACCTTGCTTCGCACGCGGCGTTTCCTGCCGTTCTTCATCACGCAGTCCTTGGGCGCGTTCAACGACAACATTTTCAAGCAGTCGCTGATCCTCGCTATTCTCTACAAACTGACCATCGAGGGTGACCGCTCGATTTGGGTCAACCTCTGCGCGCTGCTGTTCATTCTGCCGTTCTTTCTGTTCTCGGCACTGGCGGGGCAGTTCGGGGAAAAATTCGCCAAGGACGCGTTGATTCGTCTGATCAAGCTCGGTGAAATCGCCATCATGGCGGTCGGCGCAGTAGGGTTTCTGTTCGATCATTTGCCGCTGATGCTGGTGGCGCTGTTCGCCATGGGCACGCATTCGGCGCTGTTCGGTCCGGTGAAGTATTCGATCCTGCCCCAGGCCTTGCACGAGGAAGAACTGGTCGGCGGCAATGGCCTGGTGGAGATGGGCACCTTCCTGGCGATCCTGGCCGGCACCATTGGCGCCGGGATCATGATGTCCTCGACGCATTACGCCCCGGTGGTGTCCGCCGCGATCATCGGTGTTGCGGTGCTCGGTTACCTGGCCAGCCGCGGCATTCCGCGCGCGGCGGCGGCCTCGCCGCAAATGCGCCTGAACTGGAACATTTTCAGTCAATCCTGGGCCACCCTGAAACTGGGGCTGGGGCAAACCCCGGCGGTGTCCCGGTCGATTGTCGGCAACTCCTGGTTCTGGTTCGTCGGGGCGATTTACCTGACGCAGATCCCGGCCTATGCCAAGGAGTGGATGCACGGCGACGAAACCGTGGTGACCTTGATCCTGACGGTGTTCTCGGTGGGGATCGCCTTGGGTTCGATGCTCTGTGAAAAGCTGTCCGGACGCAAAGTCGAGATCGGCCTGGTGCCGTTCGGCTCGTTCGGGCTCACCGTATTCGGTCTGTTGCTGTGGTGGCATTCCGGTGGAATCCCCGACAGCGTCGAGGGCCACGGTTGGCTTGAAGTGCTCGGTTTCGGTCACGCCTGGCTGGTGTTGATCGACATCCTGGGCCTGGGTGTCTTCGGTGGGTTCTACATCGTGCCGCTGTACGCGTTGATCCAGTCGCGCACCGTCGAGAACGAGCGGGCGCGGGTGATTGCCGCCAACAATATTCTCAACGCGTTGTTCATGGTGGTCTCAGCCATCGTCTCCATCGTGTTGCTGAGCCTGGCCAAACTGTCGATCCCGCAGTTGTTCCTGGTGGTGTCGTTGCTCAACATCGGCGTCAACGCCTACATCTTCAAGATCGTCCCCGAGTTCAGCATGCGTTTCATGATCTGGCTGCTGAGCCATTCCATGTACCGCGTGGAGCATCGCAACCTGGAGGCGATTCCCGATGAGGGGGCTGCGCTGTTGGTCTGCAACCACGTTTCCTTCGTCGATGCCTTGCTGATTGGCGGCGCGGTGCGTCGGCCGATTCGCTTCGTGATGTACTACAAGATCTACAACCTGCCGGTGCTGAATTTCATCTTCCGCACCGCTGGGACCATCCCGATTGCCGGGCGCCAGGAAGACATTCAGATCTACGAAAAAGCCTTCAAGCGAATTGCCCAATACCTGAAGGACGGTGAGCTGGTGTGCATTTTCCCTGAAGGAAAATTGACCGCTGACGGTGAGATCAATGAGTTCAAGAGCGGACTGACACGCATCCTCCAGGAAACCCCGGTGCCGGTGATTCCCTTGGCGCTGCAGGGCTTGTGGGGCAGTTTCTTCAGTCGCGACCCGGCCAAAGGGCTGTTTCGCCGATTCTGGTCGCGGGTGACGTTGGTGGCGGGTTCGGCGGTGGCGGTGGAAGTGGCTGAGCCCGCGAAGTTGCAGGCGTTGGTGGGGCAATTGCGTGGGACTGTCAGGTAA
- a CDS encoding bile acid:sodium symporter family protein — protein MRALAALSRFVGNTFAYWVLFFAVLAFLQPQWFVGLKIAIVPLLGLVMFGMGLALKLEDFAEVARHPGRVALGVVAQFVIMPGTAWLLCQVFSLPPEIAVGVILVGCCPSGTSSNVMTWLARGDLALAVAISAITTLLAPLLTPALIWLLASAWLPVSFSALFWSILQIVLVPIALGIVAQRLLGARVRHAIDVLPLISVVSIVIIVAAVVAASQAKIAESGLLIMAIVMLHNSFGYLLGYFTGRLFGLPLAQRKTLSLEVGMQNSGLGAALASAHFSPLAAVPSALFSVWHNISGALLSTYFRRMSEKQDRELLAGRAAD, from the coding sequence ATGCGCGCATTGGCTGCATTGAGTCGCTTTGTCGGCAATACCTTCGCTTACTGGGTACTGTTTTTCGCGGTACTGGCATTCCTGCAACCGCAGTGGTTCGTCGGCCTGAAAATCGCCATCGTGCCGCTTCTAGGCCTGGTGATGTTCGGCATGGGCCTGGCACTCAAGCTGGAAGACTTTGCCGAAGTCGCCCGTCATCCGGGGCGCGTAGCCCTGGGGGTGGTTGCCCAATTCGTGATCATGCCCGGCACGGCGTGGCTGCTTTGCCAAGTGTTCAGCCTGCCGCCGGAGATCGCCGTCGGCGTGATCCTGGTGGGTTGCTGCCCGAGCGGCACGTCGTCCAATGTCATGACCTGGCTGGCTCGCGGTGACCTGGCCCTGGCCGTGGCGATTTCCGCCATCACCACCCTGCTGGCCCCTCTGCTGACCCCTGCGCTGATCTGGCTGCTGGCCTCGGCCTGGTTGCCGGTGTCGTTCTCGGCGCTGTTCTGGTCGATCCTGCAAATCGTCCTGGTGCCGATCGCGCTGGGCATCGTCGCTCAACGTCTGTTGGGTGCCCGGGTGCGTCATGCCATAGACGTGTTGCCGCTGATTTCGGTGGTGAGCATCGTGATCATTGTGGCAGCGGTGGTCGCAGCCAGTCAGGCGAAGATCGCCGAGTCCGGCCTGCTGATCATGGCCATCGTGATGCTGCACAACAGCTTCGGTTATCTGCTGGGGTACTTCACCGGGCGTTTGTTCGGCCTGCCGTTGGCTCAGCGCAAAACCTTGTCGTTGGAAGTAGGCATGCAGAACTCCGGCCTCGGCGCGGCGTTGGCGAGCGCGCACTTTTCGCCGCTGGCGGCAGTACCCAGTGCGCTGTTCAGCGTCTGGCACAACATTTCCGGGGCCCTGCTCTCGACGTACTTCCGGCGCATGAGCGAAAAACAGGACCGGGAACTGCTTGCCGGCCGAGCAGCTGACTGA